A window of the Brassica napus cultivar Da-Ae chromosome C5, Da-Ae, whole genome shotgun sequence genome harbors these coding sequences:
- the LOC106391512 gene encoding 60S ribosomal protein L27-3-like, which yields MVKFLKQNKAVILLQGRYAGKKAVIIRSFDDGNRERPYGHCLVAGLKKYPSKVIRKDSAKKTAKKSRVKCFIKVVNYQHLMPTRYTLDVDLKEVATVEALASKDKKVAALKEAKAKLEERFKTGKNRWFFTKLRF from the coding sequence ATGGTTAAGTTCCTGAAGCAGAACAAAGCTGTGATCCTCCTCCAAGGCCGTTACGCCGGCAAGAAGGCAGTGATCATCCGCTCCTTCGACGACGGAAACCGTGAGCGTCCTTACGGACACTGCCTCGTCGCGGGACTGAAGAAGTATCCGAGCAAGGTCATCCGCAAGGACTCAGCCAAGAAGACGGCGAAGAAATCTCGAGTCAAGTGCTTCATAAAGGTCGTGAACTACCAGCATCTGATGCCTACTCGTTACACATTGGACGTGGATCTGAAGGAGGTTGCGACTGTGGAAGCTCTGGCTTCGAAGGACAAGAAGGTGGCGGCTCTCAAGGAGGCTAAGGCTAAGCTCGAGGAGAGGTTCAAGACTGGAAAAAACAGGTGGTTCTTTACCAAGCTTAGGTTCTGA